Proteins encoded by one window of Lepeophtheirus salmonis chromosome 3, UVic_Lsal_1.4, whole genome shotgun sequence:
- the LOC121114608 gene encoding chloride channel protein C, with protein MEDSIELKVQIEHEDIIVPEDDIQFGFFSSGREFESLNKSHQYTPNEKKILQSYESIDYWPSNSKVFNDWLREPAQNIIKWENTWRWIVMGWIGLLVGLLGFFMHQFIELITYHKWNLALGFMNQNEKNLAFYFLIACGFVLLIPSAALITLHPNAVGSGLPELIGFLNGTRLNRIFGFRNLWAKFFSCIFAVSSGLPLGPEAPMILIGSMIGSSISQFRSKFLKFEPTFFKLLRNPEDQRNFISAGAGAGIASAFGAPVGGMLFAMEEVSSYWTMELSWQVFFCCLVSSFTTDTLNSAFTRLMYNGDFGVLKTNLTILFKVNRGFDINLLALVPCIILGISGGILGSVFNFLNLKIVRLRSTIHNLDFFRKSWKGYISKVAEPCLIFLLYISFTFWAVNLFPPKSFICYTKPYQDIDPNSCENGRNNNDLSDVMTFAYNVSFGSFPNKTKYQEGFYDQGVPLLFTNGEETVRRLFSRGSNDKFDVTTMIIIFLIYFPFTCLSAGTFVSSGIVVPSFVLGGLYGRILGQLVIDNFGSFYGSTHEWIDPGAFALLGAVSFFGGVTRLTISLTIIMVEMTNDIQFLLLIMSTVMIAKWTGDRLTHPLFHALLEVKCIPFLFTPTRVYDPSSPRTLLKLFRPNVNLDLYNVSQVMSSPLVSIKSQETLKKLIEILSSTRHGAYPVSQEGHHIGLISRTDLLAIIKWIKINVPESDNQEFHLSIGLKYSEIESLMEEKFDVKPKDLSHVFNKQVNLLDYVNTSSLKVNDTFSLKRACTLFQSMGLRHLIILDDFGVAIGIITRKDLMGFNIQDKLFPIKEGVGTTRTTKGIENPSYAP; from the exons ATGGAGGACTCCATTGAATTAAAAGTACAGATTGAACATGAAGATATTATTGTACCTGAGGATGACAttcaatttggattttttagttCGGGTCGAGAATTTGAGTCCTTGAATAAGAGCCATCAGTATACTCCCAATGAGAAGAAAATCCTGCAAAGTTATGAAAGTATAGACTATTGGCCGTCCAATTCCAAAGTGTTTAACGACTGGCTTCGAGAGCCggcacaaaatattataaaatgggAGAATACGTGGAGGTGGATCGTGATGGGTTGGATTGGACTCCTTGTGGGTCTACTAGGCTTCTTTATGCatcaatttattgaattaattacatatcaTAAATGGAATCTTGCACTAGGTTTCatgaatcaaaatgaaaaaaacctcGCATTTTACTTCTTAATTGCTTGTGGTTTTGTATTGTTGATTCCATCAGCCGCGCTCATTACACTACATCCAAATGCAGTCGGATCCGGTCTACCTGAGCTCATTGGGTTTCTCAATGGAACAAGGTTGAATCGTATTTTTGGCTTTCGAAATCTATGGGcaaaatttttttcatgtatatttgCTGTGTCTTCCGGATTGCCACTTGGTCCAGAGGCCCCAATGATTCTCATag GTAGCATGATTGGATCCTCAATATCCCAGTTTCGctccaaatttttaaaattcgaaccaactttttttaaattgcttcgCAATCCAGAGGATCAAAGAAACTTCATAAGTGCTGGCGCAGGGGCTGGAATTGCATCGGCTTTTGGTGCTCCTGTAGGAGGAATGCTATTTGCCATGGAAGAAGTATCATCCTATTGGACCATGGAGTTGTCATGGCAAGTGTTCTTTTGTTGTTTGGTTTCTTCGTTCACCACAGATACCTTAAACTCAGCATTCACTCGATTGATGTACAATGGAGATTTTGGAGTTctcaaaacaaatttgacaatattattcaaagtaAATCGGGGCTTTGATATCAACTTATTAGCCCTTGTGCCATGCATTATCCTTGGAATTAGTGGAGGTATTCTAGGCTCCGTATTcaatttccttaatttaaagATTGTGCGATTGAGATCAACAATccataatttggattttttccgAAAGTCTTGGAAGGGCTATATTTCCAAAGTTGCGGAGCCTTGCTTGATTTTTCTCTTATACATTAGTTTTACATTCTGGGCAGTCAATCtctttcctccaaaatcatttatttgttaTACTAAGCCATATCAAGATATTGATCCAAATTCCTGTGAGAACGGTCGTAATAATAACGACTTAAGTGATGTAATGACTTTTGCATACAACGTAAGTTTTGGCTCATTcccaaataaaacaaaatatcaagaaGGATTCTACGATCAGGGTGTTCCTCTCTTATTCACGAATGGAGAAGAAACCGTAAGGCGACTTTTTTCTCGAGGATCAAACGATAAATTTGATGTAACAACCATGATCAtcatctttttaatatatttcccaTTTACTTGTCTAAGTGCCGGTACCTTTGTTTCTTCAGGAATTGTTGTTCCTTCCTTCGTCCTGGGAGGACTCTACGGAAGAATTTTGG GGCAATTGGTTATTGATAACTTCGGAAGCTTTTATGGATCTACACATGAATGGATCGACCCAGGAGCATTTGCTCTACTCGGAGCTGTTTCCTTCTTTGGTGGAGTTACTCGCCTCACAATATCCCTCACAATTATCATGGTTGAAATGACAAACGACATCCAATTTCTATTACTGATTATGAGTACGGTGATGATTGCCAAATGGACGGGAGATCGACTCACTCATCCGCTATTTCATGCTCTCCTCGAAGTCAAATGTATTCCATTTCTTTTCACTCCCACGAGGGTCTATGATCCAAGTTCTCCTCGAACTTTACTAAAGTTATTTAGACCCAATGTGAACTTGGATCTGTACAATGTTAGTCAAGTGATGTCAAGTCCTCTCGTCTCTATAAAAAGTCAAGAAACTCTAAAAAAGCTCATTGAAATCCTTTCATCGACTAGGCATGGCGCTTACCCGGTGTCCCAGGAGGGACATCACATTGGTTTAATTTCTCGGACCGACCTTCTAGCCATTAttaaatggatcaaaattaatGTGCCAGAGAGTGACAATCAAGAATTTCACTTATCAATTGGCCTCAAATATTCCGAAATTGAGTCATTGATGGAGGAGAAATTTGATGTTAAACCAAAAGATTTATCTCATGTGTTCAATAAACAAGTGAACCTTCTGGATTACGTAAATACCTCTTCACTCAAAGTCAATGATACATTCTCCCTAAAAAGAGCTTGTACTTTGTTTCAATCCATGGGTCTTCGACACCTCATCATACTAGACGATTTCGGAGTTGCTATAGGAATTATAACAAGAAAGGATTTGATGGGATTTAATATCCAGGACAAACTATTTCCCATCAAGGAAGGAGTTGGAACTACTCGTACGACAAAAGGCATTGAAAATCCGAGTTATGcaccataa